TGATCCTCTGGTAATTGCTGGTGGTCCCTGTGCCAGTTCCAATCCATTACCCATGAGCAGTTTTATTGATCTTTTCCTGGTGGGGGATGGTGAGGTCATTCTACCTGATTTTCTGGATAAGTTAAGCCAACTGGATAATCCCCGGGAGGAGATTGATGAACTTCTGGATGTGGAAGGAGTTTACATTCCAGGCAATAATGTGAACCTGGTCCAGGTGGAGGATATGCGTGATGCCTGGCGTCCGGTTCGCCAGGTTTTCCCGGAAACCGATAATAAAGAGTTAATTCCAGCCTTTGGAAAATCTTTCCTCCTGGAAGTTTCCAGGGGATGTGCCCGGGGTTGTCGTTTCTGCATGGCAGGTTGTATTTACCGCCCCCGGAGAGAAGTTGATATTAAAACCATTATCCAAACTGCGGAGGAGGGGAGACACGCTACTGGTATGGAGAAAATTGCACTCATCGGTGGGGCTGTTTCCGATTACTCCCGTATCGAAGATTTATGTCGTGAACTTCTAGATCGTGATTTCCAGGTTACCACCCCATCCCTGCGTATTGAATCAATCTCCAAGGATCTTCTGGAAAGCTTAACTGAAAGCGGACTTAGGACCATTACCATTGCCCCTGAATCCACCTGGAGACTCAGACAGGTGGTAAATAAACCAATCACTGATGAGGATATCAGGCAAACCATGGAAACTGCCTTCAATTTGAACTTGAATGTTAAACTATATTTCCTGGTAGGACTGCCCACGGAAACGCATGATGACATGGAAGACATGGTGAATCTAATAAAGAATTTGCAAGTTATGGCTCCTCATCGGGATTCACTCAGGATAAGTGTAAACCCATTCATACCAAAGCCCCACACACCCTTCCAGTGGACCGGGTTCAGCCTTAAAGACATCAAATCCAGGGTGAACTTCCTGAAGAAAGAATTGAAAAACAGGCATTTCAAGGTGGAAAATCCCAATAAAGCAATGGTACAATACATCCTCTCAGTGGGAGGCAATGAACTATCCGGTATCATTGAAGAATCATCCCAGAGAAAGGTTCCACTCGGTGAATGGAAAAAATTAACACCACAATTAAACCCTGGTGCTGATCTTCCTTGGAATGAGATAAATGTGAACATAAACGAGGAATTTCTGGAAGATGAATATAAAAAGGCGTTAAGCGGTGATTTGACACCATGGTGTGAAACTTTTGGTTGTTATAACTGTGGGGCGTGTAATTAAAAAAAGTTAATTAAAATCATCAGAACATTAATCAATTATTAAATAATTAATAAAGGAAATGGCGATTACAATGAAACCAGCTAAAAGAGTAGAGTCCATTGATCTATCTGGAATACGGAAAATGTTCGATATGGTGGGAGAAGACTCCATCAACCTGGCACTGGGCGAACCTGACTTTGACACACCATCATATATCCGCGAAGCAGTTAAAGAAGCATTGAATGAGGGTTTCACCCATTACACCGGGAACACCGGGATCATGGAACTAAGGGAAGCCATCTGCCATAAATTAAAGACAGACAACCATATCAAAACATCCCCTGAATCAATCATAGTTACTGTTGGAGCCAGTGGGGCACTTTATTCCAGTATCAATGCACTTATCGAGGAAGGAAGTGAAGTTATCATCCCTGATCCGGGGTTTGTAGCTTATGATGCCTGTGTGAAGCTCAGTGGAGGTAGATCAGTACCAGCACCCCTTAAGGATGAAAATGATTTCCGGATGCTGCCGGAAGATGTGCTGGAACAGGTCACACCACGTACCAGGGCCATTATAATCAATTCACCAAACAATCCCACCGGGGCAGTCCTGGAAAAAGAAGATATTAAGGGCCTGGCTGATATTGCCGATGATCATGATTTGATCCTTATTTCTGATGAGATATACGATAAGATCATCTATGAAAAGAAACATTACAGCCCGGCAAGCTATTCTGATAATGTTATAACCATTAATGGATTCTCCAAAACCTATGCTATGACTGGTTTCCGTATTGGATACCTTGCAGTACCACCCCACTTAATGGAAGCTGTTTTAAAAGTACACCAGTACAGTGTCACCTGTGCAACTTCCATATCTCAAAAAGCTGCTTTGGCTGCCCTTCAGGGACCTCAGGATAGTGTGATCCAAATGAGGGATGAATTTAAAAGGAGAAGGGATCTGGTGGTGGGAAGACTACAAGGCATGGGAATAGAGTGTAATCTACCACACGGAGCCTTTTACGTGTTTCCCTCCATTGAAAATCCGGAAAAATTTGTGGAAGAAGCCCTTAAAAAAGACGTGGTTCTGGTTCCAGGTTCTTCCTTTGGCCAGTACGGTGAAGGTCACTTCCGCATATCATATGCAGCATCCTACGAGGACCTGGTAGAAGCCATGGACCGTCTGGAGTCTCTGGAATGGTAGTGAAAACCCCACTAATTTTACTTTTAAAGAGAATTTTTCACTTCCAAACTTGAAAAGAATAGTTAATATTACTGCTTTTTTTTAATTTTTTTAAAGTTAGGTAAGCCTATCACGAATTAGACTAACCTAACATTTTATTTTAGAGAATTAGGGATTCCTAACACGTTAATCAATGGAAAAAGATATATGTGGCCTTATTCATATTTTAATACACTCAATAGATAATCCAATAGATAATGAGTATAATCCCATAAAAGCATCAATTTAATCCACAAAAAGTTTAATTTAACCATAACAGGTTTAATTTAACCCCATAATAAGTTTAATTTAATCCATACTAATTTATCATGAAGGAGGGGCAACGTGGCAGATGAACTGGACCTGAAAAACATAAAAGGACTCTCAGAATCAGAAGTGGCCAGAAAAATAAAAGAGCATGGCTATAATGAGCTTCCATCAACTGAAGAGAAATCCTTTTTAACCATTGCTCTTGAGGTAATCAGGGAACCCATGTTCCTCCTCTTAATTGCTTGTGGGGCTATTTATCTTGTTTTAGGGGATCTTCAGGAAGCATTGATGCTCCTGGGGTTTGTTTTTGTGATTATGGGGATAACTTTCTATCAGGAACGTAAAACTGAACGTACACTGGAGGCACTACGGGATCTGTCCAGTCCCAGGGCACTGGTTATTCGTGACGGGCAAGAGAAGAGAATACCGGGACGGGAAGTGGTCCGTGATGATATTATCATGCTCAAGGAGGGTGACCGAGTCCCGGCAGATGGTGTGGTCTTATCCTGCAGCAACCTCCTCATAAACGAGTCTCTCTTAACTGGTGAATCTGTACCTGTGCGGAAGGTGCAGTGTGGAGGATTGATGGACATGCATCCACCCGGCGGGGATGGTTTGCCCTCGGTTTACTCTGGAACTCTGGTGGTGCAGGGTCAGGGAGTGGCTCAGGTAGTTTCCACTGGCCTTGAGACTGAGATGGGCCGTATTGGCAAGCGGTTACAGTCCCTGGAAACCGAAGACACCAGTCTTCAGATGGAAACCCGCACACTAGTACGGAACATGGCACTGGTTGGTGCAGGATTATGTGCCGCAGTGGTGGTTATCTATGGAATCACCAGGCTGGACTGGATTAACGGATTTTTAGCTGGTATAACCCTGGCCATGGCAATTCTACCAGAGGAGTTCCCGGTGGTGTTAACCATTTTCCTGGCACTGGGTGCCTGGAGAATATCTCGAAAAAATGTGCTAACCCGGCGTTCTCATGCCATTCAGGCACTGGGATCTACAACAGTTCTCTGTGTGGATAAAACAGGCACTTTGACCTTGAACCAGATGTCAGTTGGTAAGATCATGAATGGATCACAGTTTCACGATGTAACCAGTGCCACCCATCACCTCCCTGAAAGCTTCCATAAACTGGTGGAATTCAGTATACTGGCCAGCCAGCGAGACCCCTTTGACCCCATGGAAAAATCTCTCAAAGAATTTGGTGATACAACCTTAAAGGAAACTGAACACCTTCATGAGGACTGGCAACTGGTCCATGAATACCCTTTATCCCCTGAACTTCTGGCCATGTCCCATGTATGGCAATCCCCTGATGGTGAGGATTACATAATCGCTGCTAAAGGTGCACCGGAAGCTGTGGCTGATCTATGCCATATGACTCCAGGGGAAATGGAACAGTTAGCCAGTAACATATCTTTAATGGCTGATGAGGGCTTGAGAATAATAGGAGTGGCCCGTGCATCATTTAAAAAGAGAGATCTCCCTGGAAAACAACATGATTTTAACTTCCAGTTTCTGGGCCTGGTGGGATTCCTGGACCCAGTTCGTGAAGAAGTCCCCCAGTCAGTTGCAGAATGTTACCAGGCTGGTATCAGGGTGGTGATGATCACCGGAGATTATCCGGGCACTGCTAGAAGCATAGCCCAAAAAATAGGACTGACCCAGCCAGAAAAAGTTATAACTGGTGACCAGCTGGATGCAATGGATGATGAGACCCTGAAAGAGCAGGTCAGGGATGTCAACATCTTTGCCCGTATGGTGCCAGAGATGAAGTTGCGCCTGGTAGAGGCCCTTAAATCCAACGGTGAGATCGTGGCCATGACCGGTGATGGTGTTAACGATGCCCCTGCCCTTAAATCCGCCCAGGTAGGTATAAGTATGGGTGGACGTGGTACTGATGTGGCCAGGGAAGCATCGGCTCTGGTACTACTTAAGGATGATTTTTCATCCATTGTTGCCAGTGTGAAGATGGGCCGGCGTATCTACGATAACCTGAAAAAGGCCACTGCCTACATCTTCGCGGTGCATGTTCCCATTGTGGGGATGTCCTTTTTACCAGTACTGTTCCAGTGGCCACTGGTCTTATTTCCGGTGCAGATCGTGTTCCTGGAGCTTATCATTGACCCTGCCTGTTCCGTGGTCTTTGAGGCAGAACCTGCAGAAGCAGATGCCATGCAACGCCCTCCACGCAGCTCATCTGAAAAATTATTCAGCAGAAAAAACATTGGAATGAGCATTTTACAGGGAATAGTGGTTCTGGTAGTGGTTCTGGCAGTATACCTTGTTGGTCTTAAATGGCAGGGAGAAGCAAGCGCCCGAACTTTAAGTTACATCACCCTGATCTTCGCTAACCTGGCTCTCATAATGACCAATCGTTCCTGGTCCCATACCATCTACCAAACACTCAGATCACCTAACCAGGCACTCTGGTGGGTTTTAGGCGGTGCAGTAATATTCCTGGCTGCTATCCTGTACTTCCCACCCCTGCAGCAATTATTCCAGTTCTGCCCCCTTAACCTGTGGGAGATTCTGTTATGCTTCGTCTCAGGTATGGTGAGTGTGCTGTGGTTTGAGGGATACAAGGTGATTAAAAACAGGAATAGAAAGAGTACCTCAAGGTAGTCTCCTGAGTACGTAAGGTAGTCTTGTACAACAGGGGTTTATGCAAAATTTTTATTTCACCAGAACCAACATATTAAATAAAGGAGTCAAGATGAAATCTAAAACTTCCACAGTATTAAAAAAAGAGCTTCTGGATAAGTGTAAGGACCTTGGAATATCGATGGTGGGTTTTGCACCGGTGAAAAGGTGGGAAAATCCTCCAGAAGAACTTCCACAGCATTTTTCCAATTGGATACCCCGAGAATTCTGGCCTCAGTCCATTTACCCTGAGGCCCGGACTGTGGTGGTGATTGGTTTACCAGTGCAGCTTCCCATTGTGGAAACTGCCCCATCTATTTATTATCATGAACTCTATGAAACAGTGAATATTCTGCTGGATGAAAAGGCATATGAAATATCCAATTTCCTTACCCTGAAGGGTTACCCCTCTATTTT
The sequence above is a segment of the Methanobacterium formicicum DSM 3637 genome. Coding sequences within it:
- the gntC gene encoding guanitoxin biosynthesis PLP-dependent (S)-gamma-hydroxy-L-arginine cyclodehydratase GntC, producing the protein MKPAKRVESIDLSGIRKMFDMVGEDSINLALGEPDFDTPSYIREAVKEALNEGFTHYTGNTGIMELREAICHKLKTDNHIKTSPESIIVTVGASGALYSSINALIEEGSEVIIPDPGFVAYDACVKLSGGRSVPAPLKDENDFRMLPEDVLEQVTPRTRAIIINSPNNPTGAVLEKEDIKGLADIADDHDLILISDEIYDKIIYEKKHYSPASYSDNVITINGFSKTYAMTGFRIGYLAVPPHLMEAVLKVHQYSVTCATSISQKAALAALQGPQDSVIQMRDEFKRRRDLVVGRLQGMGIECNLPHGAFYVFPSIENPEKFVEEALKKDVVLVPGSSFGQYGEGHFRISYAASYEDLVEAMDRLESLEW
- a CDS encoding radical SAM protein, with the translated sequence MLLEHNVVVKDPLKIGLRFASCYPNLYRSAMSSLGFHIIYDLLNHQEDVYCERVVYPYGKSLETGSPLKDFDVVGFSLQYEQDYPHVLEMLRKDGLKLRKEDRTPDDPLVIAGGPCASSNPLPMSSFIDLFLVGDGEVILPDFLDKLSQLDNPREEIDELLDVEGVYIPGNNVNLVQVEDMRDAWRPVRQVFPETDNKELIPAFGKSFLLEVSRGCARGCRFCMAGCIYRPRREVDIKTIIQTAEEGRHATGMEKIALIGGAVSDYSRIEDLCRELLDRDFQVTTPSLRIESISKDLLESLTESGLRTITIAPESTWRLRQVVNKPITDEDIRQTMETAFNLNLNVKLYFLVGLPTETHDDMEDMVNLIKNLQVMAPHRDSLRISVNPFIPKPHTPFQWTGFSLKDIKSRVNFLKKELKNRHFKVENPNKAMVQYILSVGGNELSGIIEESSQRKVPLGEWKKLTPQLNPGADLPWNEINVNINEEFLEDEYKKALSGDLTPWCETFGCYNCGACN
- a CDS encoding cation-translocating P-type ATPase, coding for MADELDLKNIKGLSESEVARKIKEHGYNELPSTEEKSFLTIALEVIREPMFLLLIACGAIYLVLGDLQEALMLLGFVFVIMGITFYQERKTERTLEALRDLSSPRALVIRDGQEKRIPGREVVRDDIIMLKEGDRVPADGVVLSCSNLLINESLLTGESVPVRKVQCGGLMDMHPPGGDGLPSVYSGTLVVQGQGVAQVVSTGLETEMGRIGKRLQSLETEDTSLQMETRTLVRNMALVGAGLCAAVVVIYGITRLDWINGFLAGITLAMAILPEEFPVVLTIFLALGAWRISRKNVLTRRSHAIQALGSTTVLCVDKTGTLTLNQMSVGKIMNGSQFHDVTSATHHLPESFHKLVEFSILASQRDPFDPMEKSLKEFGDTTLKETEHLHEDWQLVHEYPLSPELLAMSHVWQSPDGEDYIIAAKGAPEAVADLCHMTPGEMEQLASNISLMADEGLRIIGVARASFKKRDLPGKQHDFNFQFLGLVGFLDPVREEVPQSVAECYQAGIRVVMITGDYPGTARSIAQKIGLTQPEKVITGDQLDAMDDETLKEQVRDVNIFARMVPEMKLRLVEALKSNGEIVAMTGDGVNDAPALKSAQVGISMGGRGTDVAREASALVLLKDDFSSIVASVKMGRRIYDNLKKATAYIFAVHVPIVGMSFLPVLFQWPLVLFPVQIVFLELIIDPACSVVFEAEPAEADAMQRPPRSSSEKLFSRKNIGMSILQGIVVLVVVLAVYLVGLKWQGEASARTLSYITLIFANLALIMTNRSWSHTIYQTLRSPNQALWWVLGGAVIFLAAILYFPPLQQLFQFCPLNLWEILLCFVSGMVSVLWFEGYKVIKNRNRKSTSR